The nucleotide sequence GGGTCTGCCGAACGGGTCGTTGCCGCCCTGCACGACGAGGGTCGCCACCCCCGCCCCGAGCAGCTCGGCGGCCCGGGACCGCTCCGGCCTGCCCGGCGGGTGCAACGGGAAGCTCAGCGCCAGCACGGCGTGCGCGCAGAGCTCGCGGGCCGTGCGGCAGGCCACCCGGGCGCCCGCCGAGCGCCCGCCCGAGATCACCGGCAGCCCGGGGGCGGCCACGGCCGGCCAGATGCCACGCCAGCCGGTGTCCAGGGTCTTCGGCGCGGGCGCGACCTTCTTGCCTGCCACCCGCCACGGCTGCTCGACCAGGGCGACGCTCACCCCGTGGGCGGGCAGCACCGCGGCCAGCGCCCGGAGATCGCGAGCCTCGATCCCGCCGCCCGCGCCGTGGCTCAGGGCGAGGACGAGCCGCGGCCTCGCCGCGTGGTGCCAGGTGATGCGGGCGGTTCCCGCCTCGGTCCGCGCTGTCTCGGTGCTCACGACCGTTTCGCTGCTCACGTCAGAAGAGTGTGCCCTCCTCGGGCCCCTCCAGCTCCTTCAGCAGCTCCGGACCGTTGTTGCGGACGTTGCTGACGGCCGTGGACACCGGGTAGGCGCGCATCAGTCCGGGCGGCGGCGGTGCGAGGAGGCAGCGGAGGTCGTCGGCGTCCGTGCGCGCCGGGTCGAGCCAGGCGTCCCAGCGGTCCGGGGTGAGCATCAGCGGCATACGGGGGTGGATGTCGGCGAGGGCGTGCGGGCCCTCGGCGGGAGCCACGGCGAGCGGGGAGGTCTCGGCCTCGGTGGTGATCACCGAGCAGGTCGCCCACCAGGCCTGCGGATGGTCGTCGGGCAGGGTCCGGTCCCGCCAGAACTCGTAGAGCCCGGCCATCGCGAAGACCGAGCCGTCGGCCGGGAGCACGAAGTAGGGCTGCTTGCGGGGCCGCTTCTTCTTCCCCTCCACCTCGAGGTCGCGCTCCTGGACGCCGGTGACCCACTCGTAGTAGCCGTCGGCGGGCAGCACGCACCGCCGGGTGGTGAAGGCACGCCGGTACGAGGGCTTCTCGTGGACGGTCTCGGCCCGCGCGTTGATCATCCGCGCACCGCCCTCGGGGGTCTTCGACCAGGAGGGGACCAGTCCCCACTTCAGCTTCCGCAGCTGCCGAACCGGGCGCTTGTCGTCGGCGTCCTTCAAGGGGCGGTCGAGGACGGCGTAGACCTCCTTGGTCGGCGCCACGTTGTAATCGGGCTCCAGGGTCTCCTCGGGCTCCCACCGCTCGATCTCAAAGACTCCTGCGAGATCCTCGGGCCTGCGACTCGCTGCATACCGTCCGCACATACGTGCCACACTGCCAGACTTCCTGAGCCGAAAGACCGAAAGGGACCACCACACGACATGGAGAGCACCGCCGCCCTCGCGCTGCCCGATCTGTGGGACCGGCTCGTCGGCACCCAGTCCGAGCCCGACCTGTGGGTGGTGATCGCCACGGCGGTCGCGGCCCTCGCGGTCGTCGTGCCGCACACCCTGTGGCGCATATCCCGCAACGCGATCACCATCGCCCACGAGGGCGGTCACGGTCTGGTCGCCCTGCTGACCGGCCGGCAGCTGACCGGGATCCGGCTGCACTCGGACACCAGCGGTCTGACCCTGAGCCGCGGCAAGCCGCACGGGCTCGGCATGATCCTCACCGCGGCCGCCGGCTACACCGCTCCCCCGCTGCTCGGCCTGGGCGGCGCCGCCCTCCTCGGGGCCGGCCGCATCACCCTGCTGCTCTGGGTGGCGACGGCGCTGCTGCTCGTGATGCTGGTGATGATCCGCAACGCCTACGGCGCGCTCACCGTGGTCCTGACCGGCGGCACCTTCCTGCTGGTGTCCTGGCTGGCCGGACCGCAGGTGCAGGCGGCCTTCGCCTACGCCGTGGTGTGGTTCCTGCTGCTGGGCGGCGTACGGCCCGCCTTCGAACTCCAGGCGAAGCGCTCACGCGGCGGCGCGGGCGACTCCGACGCGGACCAGCTGTCCCGGCTGACCCACGTACCGGCGGGCCTGTGGCTGTTCCTCTTCCACGCCGTGAGCCTGTGCGCGCTGCTGGGCGGCGGCAGGTGGCTGCTGGCCCTGTGACACGAGGCCGACCGCGGCCGCCACAGGGGCCGCCCGGCGGCGCGGGGCGAGGCCGGGACGGGGGCGCAAAGCAGGACGTCGGCGGGGCCGGGACAGGGCGCAGGGCGCGACGGGGGCGCCGGGCGGAACGTAGGCCGCCCTTGCACGCCCCCTGGCCGGGCCCGGCTGTGACGCACCGGACGCCGACCTGGCGCCGGGCCGGACGGCGGGCCGGCGCCAGCCAGACGCCGGGCCCGACCGCGGCCGGGCGCCGAGCCGGACCGCGGGACGGACGACAGCCGGGCGCCGGGCCGACCACTAAAGTGGGGCCCATGGCCCCGAACCCCGCACACACCGCCCTCTGGCCCGCCCCGCACGCGAGCGAGGCCGTCGCCGCGACGGTCCACGTACCGGGGTCGAAGTCCGTCACCAACCGCGCCCTCGTCCTCGCCGCCCTCGCGTCCGAGCCCGGCTGGCTGCGCCGCCCCCTGCGCTCCCGCGACACCCTGCTGATGGCGGGCGCCCTGCGCGCGATGGGCGTCGGCATCGAGGAGACGGTGTCGTCGAGCTCCGCCGGCGCCGGGGGCCCCGACGCCGGCGGCGAGGCCTGGCGGGTGCTGCCCGCGGGTCTGCGCGGACCGGCCACGGTCGACGTCGGCAACGCCGGCACGGTGATGCGCTTCCTGCCGCCGGTGGCCGCCCTCGCCGACGGTCCCGTCCGGTTCGACGGTGACCCGCGCGCCTACGAGCGTCCCCTGAACGGCGTCATCGACGCGCTGCGCGTCCTCGGCGCCCGTATCGACGACGACGACCGCGGAGCGCTGCCGCTGACCGTGCACGGCTCGGGCGCGCTGGACGGCGGCACGGTGGAGATCGACGCCTCGTCCTCGTCGCAGTTCGTCTCGGCGCTGCTGCTGTCCGCCCCCCGCTTCAACCAGGGGGTCGAGGTCCGCCACACGGGCTCCTCCCTGCCCTCCCTGCCGCACATCCGGATGACCGTCGACATGCTGCGCGCGGTGGGCGCGCAGGTGGACACCCCGGAGGCGGGCGGCGAGCCGAACGTCTGGCGCGTCACCCCGGGCGCCCTGCTGGGCCGGGACCTGACCATCGAGCCGGACCTGTCCAACGCCCAGCCGTTCCTGGCGGCGGCGCTGGTGACCGGCGGGCGCGTCATGATCCCGGACTGGCCGGCCCACACCACCCAGCCGGGTGACAGGCTGCGCGAGATCTTCACCGAGATGGGCGGTTCCTGCGAGCTGACCGACCACGGCCTGGTCCTCACCGGCTCGGGCTCGATCCACGGCATCGACGTCGACCTGGGCGACGTGGGCGAGCTGACCCCGGGCATCGCGGCCGTCGCCGCCCTCGCGGACTCGCCGTCCACCCTGCGGGGCGTGTCCCATCTGCGTCTGCACGAGACCGACCGGCTGGCCGCGCTGACCAAGGAGATCAACGAACTCGGCGGCGACGTGACGGAGACCGCGGACGGTCTGCACATCCGCCCGCGGCGGCTGCACGGCGGGATCTTCCACACCTACGACGACCACCGCATGGCGACGGCCGGCGCGGTCATCGGCCTCGCGGTGGAGGGCGTGCAGATCGAGAACGTGGCGACGACGGCGAAGACGCTGCCGGACTTCCCGGACCTGTGGACCGGGATGCTCGGGGTATAGGGACTTCCGCCATGCGCCGCTACGGCAAGCACACCGACGAGGACGACATCCGCAGCCGTCCGAACCGCAAGGGCACCCGGCCCCGTACGCACATCAGGCCCAAGCACGAGGACGCCGCCGACGGCATGGTCCTCACCGTCGACCGGGGCCGGCTGACCTGTCTCGTCGACGACCGGGTCGTCCTCGCGATGAAGGCCCGCGAACTGGGCCGCAAGGCCGCGGTCGTCGGCGACCGGGTGTCCCTGGTCGGTGACCTGTCGGGCAAGAAGGACACCCTCGCCCGCATCGTCCGGATCGGGGAGCGCTCCTCGGTGCTGCGCCGCACCGCGGACGACGACGACCCGTTCGAGCGGGTGGTCGTCGCCAACGCCGACCAGCTCGCCGTCGTCACCGCGCTGGCCGACCCTGAGCCCCGCCCCCGTCTGATCGACCGCTGCCTGGTCGCGGCCTACGACGGCGGGCTGACCCCCCTGCTGGTGATGACGAAGTCGGACCTGGCCTCGCCCGACAAGCTCCTGGAGCTGTACGGCAACCTCGACATCCCCTACGTCGTCACCAGCCGCGAGGAGCTGGAGAACGGCGGTGCGGCGGACCGGGTGCGCGAGTTCCTGGTCGGGCGGACCACGGCGTTCGTCGGTCATTCCGGCGTAGGGAAGACGACTCTGGTCAACGCGCTGGTCCCGGAGGAACGACGGCGGGTGACAGGCCAGGTCAACGCGGTGACCGGCCGCGGCCGCCACACCACGACCTCGGCGCTCGCCCTGCCCCTGGCGGGCTCGGACGACTGGGTGATCGACACCCCGGGCGTGCGCTCCTTCGGCCTGCACCACGTCGACCCCTCGCGGGTGATCCACGCCTTCCCCGACCTGGAGCCGGGCACCGAGGGCTGTCCGCGCGCGTGCAGCCACGACGAGCCGGACTGCGCGCTGGACGCGTGGGTCGCCGAGGGCCACGCGGACCCGGCGCGGCTGTACTCCCTGCGGCGGCTGCTCGCCACCCGGGAACGCACCGAGGGCGACTGATCCGACGGCTCGTCCAGCGGCTGACCACCGCGTTGTTTGCGTCCGCCCGGGCCCGGTAAGTGCATAATCGCACCGAGCCGGACCGGGCCGGGCGAACGGAGGGACAGCACATGGCGTGGCTGCTGGTCGTCGTGGCCGGATTGCTCGAGACCGGTTTCGCCGTCTGCCTCAAGCTGTCGCACGGCTTCACCAGGCTCTGGCCCACCATCGCCTTCTGCGCCTTCGCCCTGGGGAGCTTCGGTCTGCTGACCCTCTCCCTGAAGAAGCTCGACGTGGGCCCCGCCTACGCGGTGTGGACGGGCATCGGTGCGGCGGGCACCGCGATCTACGGCATGGTCTTCCTCGGCGACCTGGTGTCGACCCTGAAGCTCGTCTCGATCAGCCTGGTGATCATAGGAGTCATCGGCCTTCAGCTCTCGGGCTCGGCCCACTGACCCGACGGGCACGCGCGGCTCACCGACCCGGCGGGCCTGCCCGGTTCACCGACCGGGCCGGTCGCCCGGCTGCCGTTGCAGGGCGCCCCGCACCAGCTCGGCGACGCCGTCCTCACCCGGCGGCGGGGCCGCCACGCAGGACAGCGCGAGCCGCACGGCCAGCTCGCAGGAGCGGGCCAGGTCGGCGGCGTCGGCCCGTACGGCACCGGGTCCGGAGAGCACCGCCACGGCCCGGTCACGGACGGCGCCGACCAGGTCGCCCGGCGAGGGCAGCGGCCCGTCCGCCCGCCGCTGGGCCGGCACGGCGGAGGAGGACGGCACGGCGGAGAGCGTCGGCGCGGGCAGCCGCTCGCTCCAGAAACCGGTGAGGACGGCCCTGAGCAGGGCGTTCTCCCGGGCGGCGGAGGCGGTCCACTCGGCGGTGGCGGTGAGCCTGTCCCGGACGTCGCCGTGCACGGCGAGCGCCCGTTCGACCCCGGCGAGGTAGGCGTCGGCCTCGCGTCTGACGAGGGCCCGCGCCAGGCCCTCCTTGCTGCCGAACTCGTTGTACAGCGTCTGCCGGGACACCCCGGCCGCCGCGGCGACGTCCACCATGCGCACCGCGGCCCAAGGCCGCCGGGCGAGCGCCTCGAAGGCGGCGTCCAGTAGGGATTCCCGCGCTGCAGGCATCATCGCCTCCCGGGGCGAGCGGCTCTGGGCCCAGGTTTGACGCGCGCGGCCGCACTGTCAAGGGTCACGGGACGACCGCCGCCCCGGGACCCGCGCCGGTGCGCCCGCGCGTCCACCCCGCGGTCCGCTGTGGCCCGTCCTCGTCTCCGGCGGATACGGTTCGTCCCATGCCGGACTACCACGACGACCTCCGACTCGCGCACGTCCTCGCGGACGCCGCCGACGCCGTGACCATGGACCGTTTCAAGGCCCTCGACCTCAAGGTCGAGACCAAACCGGACATGACACCGGTGAGCGAGGCCGACAAGGCCGCCGAGGAACTGATCCGCGGCCAGCTCCAGCGGGCCCGTCCGCGGGACGCGATCCTGGGCGAGGAGTACGGCGTCCAGGGCACCGGCCCGCGCCGCTGGGTGATCGACCCGATCGACGGCACGAAGAACTACGTGCGGGGCGTCCCGGTCTGGGCCACCCTGATCTCGCTGATGGAGGCGGGCGAGGGGGGCTTCCAGCCGGTGGTGGGTGTCGTCTCCGCCCCGGCGCTCGGCCGTCGCTGGTGGGCCGCGAAGGGCCACGGCGCCTTCACCGGCCGCAGCCTGACCTCCGCGAGCCGGCTGCGCGTCTCGCGCGTCTCGGAGCTCTCGGACGCCTCCTTCGCGTACTCCTCGCTGACCGGCTGGGAGGAGCGCGGACACCTGGACGGCTTCCTCGACCTCACCCGCGAGGTCTGGCGCACGCGCGCGTACGGCGACTTCTGGCCGTACATGATGGTCGCCGAGGGCTCGGTCGACCTGTGCGCCGAACCGGAGCTCTCCCTCTGGGACATGGCCGCCACGGCGATCGTGGTGACGGAGGCCGGCGGCACGTTCACGGGCCTCGACGGGCGGCCCGGCCCGCACAGCGGCAACGCCGCCGCGTCGAACGGGCTGTTGCACGAGGAACTGCTGGGTTACCTGAACGAGCGGCACTGAACCGCGCCGGACGGCGGTGAACCTCCACGAGCGGCGCTGAAAAGGCCGCCGGTCCCTCACAGATGAGCGCGTGCGCCCTCAATTGGCCGCGCGCGCCCTCTTGTTGACCCCCGCTTTACCTGCCACGCTGACAGCACCCCCACTTGTGAACTTGTGAATCCATGAACAACCATGGGTTCTTAGGAGGTGGCTCCAGCCATGCTCGTCCGCGACGCCATGAGCACGGTGGTCCTCACCATCGGCCCCGCCCACACACTCCGTCAGGCCGCCGCCCTGATGGCCGCCCGCCGCGTCGGCGCGGCCGTCGTCTGGGACCCGGACGCCGGCGGCATCGGCATCCTCACCGAGCGGGACATCCTCATCTCGGTGGGCCTGGGACAGGACCCGGACACCGAACGCACCCACGCCCACACCACCAACGACGTCGTCTTCGCCACCCCGGCCTGGACCCTGGAGGAGGCAGCTCGGGCCATGGCCCACGGCGGCTTCCGGCACCTGGTCGTCCTCGACCGCGACGAGCCGGCCGGCATCGTCTCGGTCCGCGACATCATCCGCTGCTGGGTACCGGCCCGCCGGCAGGTACCGGCCTGACCGCACCGGACACACGGACGGGCCGGGCGCCTCCGGGACGCCCGGCCCGTCCGCCACGGCAGGCGGTCCAGTGCCGACGGCCGCGCGGTGCCCCCACCGACGCGGCCGCCGGCCGCCTGCCACGGTCCGTGAACTCAACCTGATCCTACAATGGACATCATCCAAGTCGATGCGCCATCTAAAATCACACTCGTTCGGGACCTGGTCCGATCGACTGCTAGGCTGATGCCATGAGCGACCTTCTGGAGCGACTGCGCGGACGCGGCTGGCGCATGACCGCGCAGCGGCGCGTCGTGGCCGAGGTGCTCGACGGCGAGCACGTCCACCTGACCGCCGACGAGGTGCACGCCAGGGCCGTCGTCCGGCTGCCCGAGATCTCCCGGGCGACCGTCTACAACACGCTCGGCGAACTGGTCTCCCTCGGCGAGGTCCTCGAGGTCGCCACCGACCGGCGGGCCAAGCGGTACGACCCGAACGCGCACCGCCCGCACCACCACCTGGTGTGCGCGCGCTGCGGCGCGATCAAGGACGTCCACCCCGGCGGCGATCCGCTGGCCGACCTCCCCGACTCGGAACGCTTCGGCTTCGCGGTCTCGGACGTCGAGGTGACGTACCGCGGGATCTGCCCGAGCTGCGCGGCCGCCTGACACCCCTCGCCCTGCCCCCCCGGAGCCACTTCCGTGGCGCACACGGGTTCCCGTATCTGACGGTCCGTCATATCGTCGTCGGCTGTGGGAGTTCCGCATCCGAAACTCAGCGCACACGACCTGACCCGGACCTTCGGCCGGGGCCCCGGCGCCGTCGACGCCCTCGGCCCCGTCGAACTGAGCATCCCGACCGGCGAGTTCGCCTGTGTCGTCGGCCCTTCGGGCTGCGGCAAGTCCACCCTGCTGCGCATCGCGGCGGGCCTGCTGCGCCCCAGCACGGGAACCCTCGAGATCCGCACCGCAAGCCCCCGCCCGGCCGCCATGATCTTCCAGGACTACGGCATCTACGACTGGAAGACGGTCCGCGCCAACGTCCGCTTCGGCCTGGACGTCCAGCGCGTCCCGCGCCGCACGGCGGACGCCCGCGTCGACGACTGGCTCGCCCGCACGGGCCTCGGGGACTTCGCCGACGCCTACCCGGCGACCCTCTCGGGCGGCATGCGCCAGCGCGTGGCCATCGCCCGCGCGCTGGCCGTCGAACCCGAGGTGCTGCTCATGGACGAGCCCTTCGCGGCCCTCGACGCGCAGCTGCGCACGATCCTCCAGGACGAGCTCCTGGAACTCACCCAGGCCACCCGCACGACCACCCTGTTCATCACGCACAGCCTGGAAGAGGCGATCGTCCTCGGTGACCGGGTCCTCGTGATGTCCGCCCGGCCCGGCAGGATCATCGCCGAGCACCGGCCGCCCTTCCCCCGTCCGCGCACGGGGGACATCCGCGCGACGCCCCAGTTCACGGCCCTGCGGGGCGAGCTGTGGGACCTGCTGCGAAGGGAGGCGGTGCCGACATGAGCGTCCCGCTCGAACGCCCGGCCACCGGCCCGGATCACGGCCGGCCGGATCACCACGGGCCGGATCACCACGGGCCGGTGCTGGTCCGCCGGCCCGGTCCGCAGGAGCTGCGCCCCGGCCGCACGCACCGCCGCCGCCGGGCCCTGGAGCTGTCCCTGGCGGTCGCGGTCCCGCTGCTGCTGGTCCTGCTGTGGCAGCTGGCGGCGGTCCGCGGCTGGATCGACGACCGCGTCTACCCGGCCCCGTCCACGGTCCTCGCCGACGGCTGGGACCGCGCGGCGGCCGGCGAGCTGTGGCCGGACGTGCGGGCCACACTGAAGCGCGTCCTGGGCGGCTACGCGCTCGGGACCGCGGCGGGCTACGCGCTGGGCCTGCTGATGGGATCCCTGGCGCTGGTCCGGGCGGCCCTGGAGCCTCTCCTGGACGCCCTGTACGTGGTCCCGAAACTGGCCCTGCTGCCGGTCTTCCTGAACATGTTCGGCCTGGGCGAGGGCCCGCAGGTGGCGCTGGTCGCGACGACGGTCTTCTTCTTCGTGTGGATCTCGACGATGGCGGCGGTGCTCGCCGTCCCCTCCGGCCACCGCGACGCGGGGCGCGTCTTCGGCGCCTCCCCGTGGCAGATGTTCCGCCACGTCCTGCTCCCGGCCTCGCTGCCCGCCGTCCTCGTCGGCGCGCGGATCGCCGCGGGTGTGGCGGTCCTCGTCATCGTCGCCTCGGAGCAGATCGCCGCGGGGAACGGCCTGGGGCACCTGATCTTCGACTCGCGCGCGCTGTTCCGCAACGACGTGATGTTCGTGGGGATCGTCTGTGTGGCGGTGATCGGAGTGGTCTTCTCCGAGCTGGTGCGCATCGTGGGACGGCTGCTCACGCCGTGGGCGCCGCGGGACCGGGGCCGGGGGCAGTCATGACGGGACGTACGCGGTGGTCCTTCGGGTGCGGACCGGCCGCACCGGTCGCCCTGGCCGTGGCCGCCGCTCTGCTGACGGCGACGGCGTGCTCCTCGCCCCACGCGGGCGACGGCGGTGACGGCCGGGCGCGGTCCGAGGGCGCGACCCGGGCGATCCGTCCGGTGGAGGGCTGCGGCACCGGCGCCTGGACGGACCCGGCGGACCTCTCCGCCGACCGGGCCCCCGCCCGCTGCCGGCCGGGCGCCCCACCCGCCGCCCCCCTCGCCGAGCACCGCCGGCTGACCATCGCGACCGGCACGCTGAGCGCGGAGTACGTGGCGCCCCTGGTGGTCGCCCTCGACAAGGGCGAGTTCGCGCGCGAGGGCCTCGACGTCACGCTCAAGGTGCTGCCCACGCCGGAGGCCCTGCCCCTGCTGGCCAAGGGGGACGTCGACGCCCTGTGGGCGGCGCCGGAGGCGGCCGTGATGAACGGCGTCAGGGGCGGCTTCGACATCCGCTGGGTCGCGGGCAACTTCTCGCCCGGCCCCGGCTCCAA is from Streptomyces asoensis and encodes:
- a CDS encoding alpha/beta family hydrolase, which gives rise to MSSETVVSTETARTEAGTARITWHHAARPRLVLALSHGAGGGIEARDLRALAAVLPAHGVSVALVEQPWRVAGKKVAPAPKTLDTGWRGIWPAVAAPGLPVISGGRSAGARVACRTARELCAHAVLALSFPLHPPGRPERSRAAELLGAGVATLVVQGGNDPFGRPGEFPAGGYELVEVPYGDHGFAVPKRAGVTGEQTLETVTAGVVRWVASLG
- a CDS encoding SOS response-associated peptidase, with the protein product MCGRYAASRRPEDLAGVFEIERWEPEETLEPDYNVAPTKEVYAVLDRPLKDADDKRPVRQLRKLKWGLVPSWSKTPEGGARMINARAETVHEKPSYRRAFTTRRCVLPADGYYEWVTGVQERDLEVEGKKKRPRKQPYFVLPADGSVFAMAGLYEFWRDRTLPDDHPQAWWATCSVITTEAETSPLAVAPAEGPHALADIHPRMPLMLTPDRWDAWLDPARTDADDLRCLLAPPPPGLMRAYPVSTAVSNVRNNGPELLKELEGPEEGTLF
- a CDS encoding M50 family metallopeptidase; the encoded protein is MESTAALALPDLWDRLVGTQSEPDLWVVIATAVAALAVVVPHTLWRISRNAITIAHEGGHGLVALLTGRQLTGIRLHSDTSGLTLSRGKPHGLGMILTAAAGYTAPPLLGLGGAALLGAGRITLLLWVATALLLVMLVMIRNAYGALTVVLTGGTFLLVSWLAGPQVQAAFAYAVVWFLLLGGVRPAFELQAKRSRGGAGDSDADQLSRLTHVPAGLWLFLFHAVSLCALLGGGRWLLAL
- the aroA gene encoding 3-phosphoshikimate 1-carboxyvinyltransferase, whose translation is MAPNPAHTALWPAPHASEAVAATVHVPGSKSVTNRALVLAALASEPGWLRRPLRSRDTLLMAGALRAMGVGIEETVSSSSAGAGGPDAGGEAWRVLPAGLRGPATVDVGNAGTVMRFLPPVAALADGPVRFDGDPRAYERPLNGVIDALRVLGARIDDDDRGALPLTVHGSGALDGGTVEIDASSSSQFVSALLLSAPRFNQGVEVRHTGSSLPSLPHIRMTVDMLRAVGAQVDTPEAGGEPNVWRVTPGALLGRDLTIEPDLSNAQPFLAAALVTGGRVMIPDWPAHTTQPGDRLREIFTEMGGSCELTDHGLVLTGSGSIHGIDVDLGDVGELTPGIAAVAALADSPSTLRGVSHLRLHETDRLAALTKEINELGGDVTETADGLHIRPRRLHGGIFHTYDDHRMATAGAVIGLAVEGVQIENVATTAKTLPDFPDLWTGMLGV
- the rsgA gene encoding ribosome small subunit-dependent GTPase A, producing MRRYGKHTDEDDIRSRPNRKGTRPRTHIRPKHEDAADGMVLTVDRGRLTCLVDDRVVLAMKARELGRKAAVVGDRVSLVGDLSGKKDTLARIVRIGERSSVLRRTADDDDPFERVVVANADQLAVVTALADPEPRPRLIDRCLVAAYDGGLTPLLVMTKSDLASPDKLLELYGNLDIPYVVTSREELENGGAADRVREFLVGRTTAFVGHSGVGKTTLVNALVPEERRRVTGQVNAVTGRGRHTTTSALALPLAGSDDWVIDTPGVRSFGLHHVDPSRVIHAFPDLEPGTEGCPRACSHDEPDCALDAWVAEGHADPARLYSLRRLLATRERTEGD
- a CDS encoding DMT family transporter — encoded protein: MAWLLVVVAGLLETGFAVCLKLSHGFTRLWPTIAFCAFALGSFGLLTLSLKKLDVGPAYAVWTGIGAAGTAIYGMVFLGDLVSTLKLVSISLVIIGVIGLQLSGSAH
- a CDS encoding TetR/AcrR family transcriptional regulator yields the protein MMPAARESLLDAAFEALARRPWAAVRMVDVAAAAGVSRQTLYNEFGSKEGLARALVRREADAYLAGVERALAVHGDVRDRLTATAEWTASAARENALLRAVLTGFWSERLPAPTLSAVPSSSAVPAQRRADGPLPSPGDLVGAVRDRAVAVLSGPGAVRADAADLARSCELAVRLALSCVAAPPPGEDGVAELVRGALQRQPGDRPGR
- the hisN gene encoding histidinol-phosphatase codes for the protein MPDYHDDLRLAHVLADAADAVTMDRFKALDLKVETKPDMTPVSEADKAAEELIRGQLQRARPRDAILGEEYGVQGTGPRRWVIDPIDGTKNYVRGVPVWATLISLMEAGEGGFQPVVGVVSAPALGRRWWAAKGHGAFTGRSLTSASRLRVSRVSELSDASFAYSSLTGWEERGHLDGFLDLTREVWRTRAYGDFWPYMMVAEGSVDLCAEPELSLWDMAATAIVVTEAGGTFTGLDGRPGPHSGNAAASNGLLHEELLGYLNERH
- a CDS encoding cyclic nucleotide-binding/CBS domain-containing protein, with product MLVRDAMSTVVLTIGPAHTLRQAAALMAARRVGAAVVWDPDAGGIGILTERDILISVGLGQDPDTERTHAHTTNDVVFATPAWTLEEAARAMAHGGFRHLVVLDRDEPAGIVSVRDIIRCWVPARRQVPA
- a CDS encoding Fur family transcriptional regulator yields the protein MSDLLERLRGRGWRMTAQRRVVAEVLDGEHVHLTADEVHARAVVRLPEISRATVYNTLGELVSLGEVLEVATDRRAKRYDPNAHRPHHHLVCARCGAIKDVHPGGDPLADLPDSERFGFAVSDVEVTYRGICPSCAAA
- a CDS encoding ABC transporter ATP-binding protein, with the protein product MGVPHPKLSAHDLTRTFGRGPGAVDALGPVELSIPTGEFACVVGPSGCGKSTLLRIAAGLLRPSTGTLEIRTASPRPAAMIFQDYGIYDWKTVRANVRFGLDVQRVPRRTADARVDDWLARTGLGDFADAYPATLSGGMRQRVAIARALAVEPEVLLMDEPFAALDAQLRTILQDELLELTQATRTTTLFITHSLEEAIVLGDRVLVMSARPGRIIAEHRPPFPRPRTGDIRATPQFTALRGELWDLLRREAVPT
- a CDS encoding ABC transporter permease — its product is MSVPLERPATGPDHGRPDHHGPDHHGPVLVRRPGPQELRPGRTHRRRRALELSLAVAVPLLLVLLWQLAAVRGWIDDRVYPAPSTVLADGWDRAAAGELWPDVRATLKRVLGGYALGTAAGYALGLLMGSLALVRAALEPLLDALYVVPKLALLPVFLNMFGLGEGPQVALVATTVFFFVWISTMAAVLAVPSGHRDAGRVFGASPWQMFRHVLLPASLPAVLVGARIAAGVAVLVIVASEQIAAGNGLGHLIFDSRALFRNDVMFVGIVCVAVIGVVFSELVRIVGRLLTPWAPRDRGRGQS